The DNA window GCTGCAGCATCTAATCCAACAACATTTCCGCCAAAAGGTGCATTGCTACTATAGTAGGCTAAAATATTTTCTTTAGAATCTCGGAATTCTAATCTGGAAGCTAAAATAATTTCTTTTAGTTTTTCTAGATAAGTTCTCGCTTGACCTTTTCTTGAAAGTCGAATCACTTGTTGTGTTAATGTACTTCCGCCACGTTTCACTTCGCCAGAACTGATATTATCTTTTAACGCCTTAAAAATTGAAACTGGATTAAAACCAGGATGCTTATAAAAGTATTCATCTTCAAACTGAACAATACACACTTTAAACTTTTCTGGAACACTATCATTGTGAGGAAAACGCCATTGTCCATCAGATGCAATTTGTGCACCTAATAAGTCGTTGTTTTTAGACATAATAACTGTGGCTGTTGGATCTTTAAATAAGTCGTTTGGTAAACAAAAAAAATAGCAAATTAAAAGCACTCCAAGTACGATACTTTTCTTTTTATGAGTCTTTATAAAGTGGGTTAATCTGCGCATTAGCTTTACTACAACGTTATAGTTGTTAAATTGGTTTGTAAATTTAATATGATGTAATAATACTCATAATTTTCTGTCTATATTTAAACGTGAAAAAGAATAAATTATATCTTAATATAATCATAATTTTTTGTGTTTATTTCTCTTCAGAATGCACCTTTGCGCAATTAAGTTTTTGTCAAGGAAATTCTGGAGATTCAATTTTTGTTGAAGATTTTGGAACAGGTCTTTCAGATTCATCATTACCTGCAGGAACAACGACATATACTTATGCTAATGGAGGCGACCCAAATGATGGTTTGTACACAGTTTCAAGCAATACAAATTACTTTGATTGGTTCAATATTCCAGACCATACACTTAGTGATTCTGATGGTAGGATGCTTGTTGTAAACTCTAGTTTTTCAGCAGGTGAGTTTTATAGAACAACCATTAATGGTTTGTGTGAAAATACGTCATATGAATTTTCATCATGGATTGTTAACTTAACACCACTTAATGGAGGTTGTGGAGCTGGAGTCATACCAGTAAATGTTAGATTTGAAATTTGGGATAACACAGATACAAATTTATTAGCTTCTGGAAATACAGGAAATATAGTAAGTACTAATTCTCCTAATTGGCAACAATATGCTTTAGTTTTTCAAACGATTCCAAGTCAGACATCAGTCATTTTGAAAATGATTAATAATGGTTCTGGTGGCTGCGGAAATGATTTAGCCATCGATGATATTATTTTTAAAAGTTGTGGCGATTTTATTTCAACTACAGATCCTTCTAGTAATACGTTTGTGTCTTTTTGCAGTACAGAAATACCATATGCAACAATCTTAACAGCAACTCCAGATAATTCTGTTTTTAGTGATCATTTTTACCAATGGCAAGAAAGTTCTGATGAAATTAATTGGATAGATATTGTTGGAGCTACAAATGATAACTTAACTGTTTCAGGAGTTACAACAACAACGTATTACAGAGCCAAAGTGGCAGAGTTTGCAACAAACTTGAGTAATAATGATTGCATAACTTTTTCGACAATATTTGAAGTATCTATTACGCAACTTCCCAATCCACCTACTTTAGAGTGTTGGCAAATGGCTACCATTAATAATGAGACTTGTAGTTGGGATATTTCTGGAACACAACCTGTACAACCTGATATTGAGTGTTGGCAAGCTACAACTTTTAATAATATCACATGTGATTGGGATATTACTGGCACACAACCAATAGAACCAACAGATTTAGAATGTTGGGAGAGTACGTTGTTTAATGAAACGGATTGTATTTGGGAAATCGTTGGTGAGCAGCCTATTGATTATGTTGAGGAATTTGTACGTTTTTGTCAAAATGAAGAGGTTATATTGTATGCAGATACAAAC is part of the Psychroserpens ponticola genome and encodes:
- a CDS encoding T9SS type B sorting domain-containing protein translates to MKKNKLYLNIIIIFCVYFSSECTFAQLSFCQGNSGDSIFVEDFGTGLSDSSLPAGTTTYTYANGGDPNDGLYTVSSNTNYFDWFNIPDHTLSDSDGRMLVVNSSFSAGEFYRTTINGLCENTSYEFSSWIVNLTPLNGGCGAGVIPVNVRFEIWDNTDTNLLASGNTGNIVSTNSPNWQQYALVFQTIPSQTSVILKMINNGSGGCGNDLAIDDIIFKSCGDFISTTDPSSNTFVSFCSTEIPYATILTATPDNSVFSDHFYQWQESSDEINWIDIVGATNDNLTVSGVTTTTYYRAKVAEFATNLSNNDCITFSTIFEVSITQLPNPPTLECWQMATINNETCSWDISGTQPVQPDIECWQATTFNNITCDWDITGTQPIEPTDLECWESTLFNETDCIWEIVGEQPIDYVEEFVRFCQNEEVILYADTNLINATHLWDSGEITEFITVNAPGIFTVVSTDGCSTTEKTIVVEQLDLPIILNVQSDGNEIVVTTTNVDDFVYSLNGINYQSHNVFYDISGGKYTIYVKHIECDEVVTIEFLHFFIPKYFTPNGDDFNDTFDLIGIDCFLSWKVHVFDRYGKLLYSAENREVSWDGMYLNQALPTSDYWYVITIDGQEFRGHFTLKR